The Roseibium sp. Sym1 nucleotide sequence TATTGCTATTCCGTATTTTCAACAATGACTATGCAACCGACCAAAGGATTTGATCCTCGATGAGCTACAAAGAAACGCTTCCTGTCTGGTGGAGCATATTCTGGCGGTTCTGTCTGGTCTGGATCGTGCTATCGACGGCGTTGGGTTTTGTTTTTGTTTGGAATTCCGGATTTTGGAATATGGAGTTTTGGGAAACTGGTGACCTTCAAAAATTTAAGGAGCATTCCGAGTCCATTCTGAACTCACTGATGTTCACAGTGGTGTCGCCAGTTTTGGATCTTGTGCTCGTCGTGCTGGTATCGTTGTGGGCGGTTCGAGCAGGTTTGAAGAAGCACAATCTGCAAAGGTGAGCTGTCCAAATTATTGCGAGTTCATCTGACAGCTGGGCCGGAGGTCCGCAATGAGAATACTTGTTTTTGAAGAAGGCCGGGCAGCGGAGAGAAACAGTCATGGTGTTTTTCTCGTGCGTAAACCCGATGAACACGGCGACAAGATCCTTTTTTATTGCGACGAGTGGATGTGGCTTTGGGACGAGGTTGACAATGTGGGGGATCCAAAGCGCGCTTGGTGCGAAGGGGCAGCGAAAATTTGATTGTGTGGTTGAATGGGAGCGGTAAGCACGCAATTTGAGCTTGCTTCTTCTCAATCGGCTGTTCATGAGACTAAGCTGACGATCTGTGTGTTTTCTGATTTGAACGCACCGACGGGACTCAAAAAAAGAACACTACGTTTTCGTTTTATGTGCTGCAAAAGGAGCAATAAGTCAGTTGAAAAAGCTGAGTAGAAAGTCGAGGTTTTTTGCGCTTTTGGATACTTCGAAGTTCTGGTTCTTCGTGTACTGGTTTATTTTTACGGCAATGCTCTGGCATTCTAACGGACATGAGCTTTCTGATTTTTCACAGCTTCTGGTATTGATACCATACGCAATTCTTTCCGGCTTCATGTCGGCCCTAGTGGTACTTCGTCTTTACACTAGAGGTCATTTTGAAAACGACGATGACCTTAAAAAGAAACCGGGTAAGTGAAGCGCAGTCGCTTAGTCACTCTCTTCATCCGACAACCTTAGCCCAGGCACTTCAGCCGCCGTAGATACTCCACAACTCGCGTTCCCCACCAACTCCTGCCATTCAAAAAACGGCACGATCGCCGAGCGGACGTCGTCGATCTTGGCCGACATCACCCCGGCAACGCGCAGCCCGTCCGGCGTCTCGACCAGAAGCGGTCCGCCCGAGGCGCCGGCTTCCGAGGCGCAGTCCGTGACCCAGGCGTCTTCGGCGGTGCCCATAACCTTGCAGGCCTCCACCACCGTCGGCAGGAAGCGGCGGCTGCGGCGGTAGCCGACGGACTTGAAACGGGTGTCCTTGGTCAGGATCGCGGCTTCTTCCAGGGTCAGGGCGGGCACCGGTGTCAGCGTGCTCGGCTCCTTCAGGACGATCAGGCCGACATCGTCATGGACGTTGCGCAGTTTCGGCTTCAGCCGGGGAACGTAGTCCTTTGCGGTGAAAATACAGGCGGGTTCCAGGCGGGCGGAATAGTCCTCCCGGCGGACGCCGGCGACAAACACCAGGTCGTCGACCGGGAAGGGCTTCAGGGTTTTCTTGTTGTAGAGGCAATGCGCGGCGGTGAGCACGAGCGTCGGCGCGATCAGCGTGCCGGTGCACATGGAGGTCGAGCGGTAACCGGCGACATTGACCCGGCCGATGGACGGCCAGGGAGCGTCCGTGCTGTCGATGACTTTCAGTTCGGCGGCGGCCACCGGCGCAGCGGCGGCTGCCGCCAGGAACATCAGGCCAAGTGTCCGGCGGCGCAGCCGCGCCGGCCTGAGGGAGTGTCCCGGTTGCTTGGTATGTGGCTGCATGACCCAAGGTATCCTTACCGGGAGCCATTGTCCCGGAGAGCGTTTAACGGGACCTGAAGGCCGAGGGTGAAACCGGCGTCACGTCGGCGTTGCGCCGGGCACCGCAGCATCAGCCCCGGCTTGCCGCCAGCGCGGCCACGGGTGCTGCGGCAACGCCGGTTTTTTCAAGGTGATGCGCCACCCGCAGGGCCAGGTCCTCGCGCCAGGCGGGGGCAATCACCTGCACGCCGATCGGCAGATTTGCGCCTTCCAGCCAGACAGGCACCGTCACCGCAGGCA carries:
- a CDS encoding trypsin-like serine peptidase, whose protein sequence is MQPHTKQPGHSLRPARLRRRTLGLMFLAAAAAAPVAAAELKVIDSTDAPWPSIGRVNVAGYRSTSMCTGTLIAPTLVLTAAHCLYNKKTLKPFPVDDLVFVAGVRREDYSARLEPACIFTAKDYVPRLKPKLRNVHDDVGLIVLKEPSTLTPVPALTLEEAAILTKDTRFKSVGYRRSRRFLPTVVEACKVMGTAEDAWVTDCASEAGASGGPLLVETPDGLRVAGVMSAKIDDVRSAIVPFFEWQELVGNASCGVSTAAEVPGLRLSDEESD